DNA sequence from the Brienomyrus brachyistius isolate T26 chromosome 18, BBRACH_0.4, whole genome shotgun sequence genome:
CTCTATGAGAGTACGAGAATGTTTCCCCTGTGTTCTTTGTCTCTGGCTCCCTCGAGCATCCTCCCCCTCTGCTCATGTTGAGTTCCATGAGTCTGGCACTCGTCCTGACACACGCCTTCAGTGCGGGAGTCTCAAAGCCACCGCTTTGCTGTGTTTCCCTTatcggcgccccctgctgcctcAGCGCAATACATTCACGCTCAGCGGCTCCAGGAGGCCCACCATAACCAGAAGGAGCAGCAAGGAGCAGCGGAAGGCTGCCGCCCCACCGCTAGTGGCCCGCTGGACCCCGCTTGGAGGTCCAACCGTGGTCCGCGGGGCGCACTTGTGCTTCCGTCGCGACCCGGAGCCATCGGGATTGTCGAGGTCGTGCTTGTTGGGGTAGGAGTACTCCTTGTCCATCTCCCTGGAGATGTGGGCCTCGTTCAGGCCCTTGCCCTTGCCCCACCGCCCTCGCTGCCGGGTGCAGTTCCTGGGACGGCCGGGACGGGCTGAGGGTAGTGGGCGGGGCAGCGGTGAAGGAGGCGGGATGAGATGGTGCTGGTCCCGGTGAGGGAGGTGCGGGAAGTGGCCGCTGCTTTGGTGTCGAGACTCGGACGCCACACAGCTGGGAAGTTCCTCCTGCCGCAGTCTCTTGAGGTCCCGGCCGGCCAACCCTGGTGGTTCGTGGCAGCCCACCTCAGAGGTGGAGCCCCGGAAGCGGCGCAGCCAATCCCAGAGCGGCAGTGCCCGGCAACCACAATCCCAAGGGTTGTCGTTGAGTCTCAGGTACTCGAGGGCGGGAAGCTGGGCCAGGCACTCGGCAGGCAGCTGTGTCAGCGAGTTGTTGAACAGGTAGAGCGTGGTGAGGCGCCGCAGGTCATGGAAGGCCAGCCGGTCCACCCACTGCAGCCGGTTGTGGTGCAGCAGCAGGCGGTCCAGAGCGCCAAGTCCACGGAATGTGTTCTGGTGAAGGCTCCACAGCCGGTTTCCGTGCAGGAACAGGTGGCTTAGGTTCAGCAAGTCCACAAACAGGTCGTCCTCCAGGAAGTCGAGGTGGTTGTCCTAAGTGCAGGAGCAATAGGAACCGGTTGTTATATCTTGCCTAAAGTCTTTGGAGAGACATGGCTGTTGTACTCCCCAGGAAAGTGTTAATGTGTCCTGATGTTAAATAGCGGACTATATAAATAGATAAGACACAACAATGTTGGCTATTTGGGTCTCGCCGGACAAAGACGCTGGCTGAGACGTGAGCTGTTTGGGTTTCCCATGTACATATTgggtagaaatgaatggaatatGTTATTACCCACTTAATGTGTTGGAAAGTCCAGCTATGAGGTTCTGCTGTTGACTAGCTCAGCATTTTCTCAGTGTAATAAAGGCTCTCTTTGCCATAGGGAGAGGCCTTCTGCATTATGCTGTTCATGGGCACACGGCACCATTCTGATTTAGAGGGGAAATGGACATCATTGAAAAATTTTGCATATGTTCTGATTTGTGGAGAAAAACATCAGAATGTTGCCATTGCCAATATAGATTCCTGACTTCAGTGCAATGGAATATGTATGATTACAGAATTAGGGCAACAGACAGGGCTGGGCTGGGATTAAAAATCGGCCCTGGACTTTGGGATCCTCCGACAATTAATTGTGCCAGCCCACGAATCCATCAGCCTACTGGGAAAATGCCTAGCATGCCGGATGGCCAACCCAGGGCTAGCTAAAGGGCAAAATCTTGTAGTTTAGATTTTTTAATCATACTTTAAAGGAGGAGtggagctcatgggagttttagaGGGGGCAAGACCTATGAATCAGACATTTTGGCCCCACCTTCTctggttgcttggacccacctcctctacaatctgattggttgtcactctgaaccaatcatttttcgttttGATCTTACAACATTTTTGCCCTCCGAGTGAAGCACAACATCTACAGCTGTCTACAAGAAAAAAGTCCTGGAGCCAAAGTGAGCAGCAACGTATTATTCGTTTGTAGCTGCGCAAACACATGAACTGTGATTTTACAAGGATAATGCCGGCGAAAAGTTGCACAGTGCCCCTACCTGTAGGTAGAGGTATTGCAGGTTGTGCAGACCCTGGAAGATGCCACTGGGTAGGGTGCTTAGGCCACAGCGATACAGATGCAGGGCATTAAGTCGACCCAATCCATGGAAGGTGTCGGGTGCCAGGGCTCGCAGGTGCCTGTTGTCCCCCAGATCCAGCTCTTCGAGTCGGAAGAAGCCATGGAAGGTGGTGGGCTCGATGTAGGAGATGTCGTTGGAGTAAAGCCACAGCATGATGGCGGCCGGGCTGAAGTGGCCGCGCAGCAGCTGGCCGATGCGGTTGTTCTGCAGGAAGATGCGCTCGCTCTCTGCCGGGATGCCCTCGGGGACCGACAGGAAGTTGTGTGCCTGGCAGCTGACGGTGCTGGGTGTCGTGTAGCAGACGCAGTCGCGTGGACACGCCCAGGACAGCTCCAAGCCCCACAGCACCAGGAGGAATTCCAGCCTGCAGCCTGAGAGCAAGACCGGAGCGGAGAAATGAGGCaaagagagaaaagaaaagagGTAAAGAATCAAGGAGCAGAAGGATAAACAGGAGAAAGTGACAGAGATGTTCAGTTTTTTTACTTCAAAGCTGAGTCACCTAGAAAACCCCGAGGTCATGCTATTGCTTTTGAGATTCTGAAGGAGGAAGAATTTTCCACTGCAGAGAGAATGGCCATTTACTCCTTTATAAGTCATGACTGAGGATGGCTGACTTCTGAGCCCTTTGACAACAAGTTTAAATGATGGTCTCTGCCCTACCTGCCACCTGCACCTCTCTGGCAGGATGTCTTGACCCTGTGTGAC
Encoded proteins:
- the LOC125712955 gene encoding reticulon-4 receptor-like 1 produces the protein MFQRGCRLEFLLVLWGLELSWACPRDCVCYTTPSTVSCQAHNFLSVPEGIPAESERIFLQNNRIGQLLRGHFSPAAIMLWLYSNDISYIEPTTFHGFFRLEELDLGDNRHLRALAPDTFHGLGRLNALHLYRCGLSTLPSGIFQGLHNLQYLYLQDNHLDFLEDDLFVDLLNLSHLFLHGNRLWSLHQNTFRGLGALDRLLLHHNRLQWVDRLAFHDLRRLTTLYLFNNSLTQLPAECLAQLPALEYLRLNDNPWDCGCRALPLWDWLRRFRGSTSEVGCHEPPGLAGRDLKRLRQEELPSCVASESRHQSSGHFPHLPHRDQHHLIPPPSPLPRPLPSARPGRPRNCTRQRGRWGKGKGLNEAHISREMDKEYSYPNKHDLDNPDGSGSRRKHKCAPRTTVGPPSGVQRATSGGAAAFRCSLLLLLVMVGLLEPLSVNVLR